In Capsicum annuum cultivar UCD-10X-F1 chromosome 7, UCD10Xv1.1, whole genome shotgun sequence, one genomic interval encodes:
- the LOC107878396 gene encoding putative pentatricopeptide repeat-containing protein At3g08820: MFMVLMKIVSRHNMQSSKYIALSNLLKGRISHNHLQQIHARVFRIDVHQDNLIATRLIGQYPSKFSLRILFHQLKKPNIFPFNSIIRVLSEEGKFTNAFLVFNKLRYQFILPNELTFSFMLKACCRSGCSYYVQQVHTLVVKLGFSDDPFVSNGLLSVYARRLEELWCARKVFDEMPEKDVVCWTCLISGYAKFGLSEEGLGLFLCMVKKKFVPENDTMVSVLSACSKLDISNIEKWVGNFWHLMEHYDLGCSGCDSVSVVLAYLYGKLGKIGKSREMFERISGDGKRSVIPWNVMIGTYVGNDSALDGLCVFRLMMELNCCCPNHVTMVSVLSACAQVGDLYLGLWVHEYMKGSRQKSFLLSNANLATALIDMYSKCGSLERARDVFDQLVVKDVVSFNAMIMGLALNGKGNEALKHFSKMLELNLCPNAGTFLGLLCACSHSGLIAKGRQIFKEMSQYFRMAPKLEHYASYIDLLARVGYVEEALQVATSMPFKPNNFVWGALLGGCTLHNRLELAQIISSILVEMDPNNSAGYVMLSNTYAIDHHWSDILRLRLSMKEKGVVKQPGCSWINIDGAVHEFLAGSSLHPQNKSLHSVLQVLLKEMKLTSI, encoded by the coding sequence ATGTTTATGGTCTTGATGAAAATTGTGAGCAGACATAATATGCAGAGTTCAAAGTACATAGCTCTTTCCAACCTCTTAAAGGGTCGCATTTCCCATAATCACCTTCAACAAATCCATGCTCGAGTTTTCCGTATTGATGTTCACCAAGACAATCTCATAGCTACTCGTCTTATTGGTCAATACCCATCAAAATTTTCCCTTCGTATACTTTTTCATCAGTTAAAAAAACCCAACATTTTCCCCTTTAACTCTATTATTAGAGTACTAAGTGAAGAAGGAAAGTTCACTAATGCATTCTTGGTATTCAACAAGTTAAGATATCAGTTCATTTTGCCTAATGAATTGACTTTTTCGTTTATGCTCAAAGCTTGTTGTCGTTCTGGGTGTTCATATTATGTTCAGCAAGTTCATACCCTTGTTGTGAAATTGGGATTTAGTGATGACCCATTTGTGAGTAATGGGTTGTTGAGTGTCTACGCAAGGAGATTGGAAGAGTTATGGTGTGCGcgtaaggtgtttgatgaaatgcctgaGAAGGATGTTGTTTGTTGGACTTGTTTGATTTCTGGGTATGCAAAGTTTGGTTTGTCTGAGGAAGGTTTGGGTTTGTTTTTGTGTATGGTGAAGAAGAAGTTCGTCCCTGAAAATGATACTATGGTCAGTGTTTTATCTGCGTGTTCGAAGCTTGATATATCGAATATTGAGAAATGGGTTGGGAATTTTTGGCATTTAATGGAGCATTATGATTTGGGGTGTTCAGGATGTGACTCGGTTAGTGTTGTACTTGCTTACTTGTATGGGAAGTTGGGGAAAATTGGTAAGAGTAGGGAAATGTTTGAACGGATTTCTGGCGATGGAAAGAGAAGTGTGATTCCTTGGAATGTTATGATAGGCACGTATGTGGGGAATGACTCTGCTTTGGATGGTTTATGTGTTTTCCGGTTAATGATGGAGCTTAATTGTTGTTGTCCCAATCATGTGACAATGGTTAGTGTGCTTTCGGCTTGTGCTCAAGTTGGTGATTTGTACCTTGGTTTGTGGGTTCATGAGTACATGAAAGGTAGTAGGCAAAAAAGCTTTTTACTTTCAAATGCAAATCTTGCAACTGCTTTGATAGATATGTACTCTAAATGTGGGAGTTTAGAGAGAGCAAGAGATGTTTTTGACCAATTGGTAGTAAAAGATGTTGTTTCATTCAATGCTATGATTATGGGTCTCGCATTGAATGGTAAAGGTAATGAGGCATTAAAACATTTCTCAAAAATGCTAGAACTCAATTTGTGTCCAAATGCTGGGACGTTCCTTGGTTTGCTATGTGCCTGCAGTCACTCAGGGTTGATAGCAAAAGGACGtcaaatatttaaggaaatgAGCCAATATTTTAGAATGGCTCCTAAATTGGAACATTATGCTAGCTATATTGATCTCCTTGCTCGAGTAGGTTATGTTGAGGAAGCACTTCAAGTTGCTACCTCAATGCCTTTTAAACCCAATAATTTTGTATGGGGAGCTTTACTTGGTGGCTGCACGCTACATAACAGATTGGAATTGGCCCAAATTATTTCCTCCATTCTTGTTGAAATGGACCCCAACAATTCTGCTGGCTATGTGATGTTGTCCAATACATATGCCATTGATCATCACTGGAGTGATATTTTGCGGTTGAGATTGTCTATGAAGGAAAAGGGAGTAGTAAAGCAGCCAGGATGTAGCTGGATCAACATTGATGGAGCAGTGCATGAATTTCTGGCTGGGTCCTCGTTGCATCCTCAGAATAAAAGCCTTCATAGTGTATTACAGGTCTTACTGAAGGAGATGAAGCTGACGAGTATTTGA
- the LOC107878398 gene encoding optic atrophy 3 protein homolog, with translation MILPVFKLGTLALKSFCKPIGNRIKKEAGYHPRFRTFIINIAQANHRLTTKLQRRIYGHATDVAIRPLNEDKAVQAAADLLGELFVFSVAGAAVIFEVQRSSRSEARKEEVRRQELEAMKQRDEELNREIEFLKNRIDELERQTKTRGLSSIFSIGHAESTKDKVKAG, from the exons ATGATACTACCAGTGTTCAAGCTAGGGACACTTGCCCTGAAATCATTCTGCAAGCCCATTGGTAATCGCATTAAGAAGGAGGCTGGGTATCACCCCAGGTTCCGTACTTTCATCATCAACATTGCCCAG GCAAACCATAGATTGACAACTAAATTGCAAAGACGTATATATGGTCATGCAACTGATGTCGCAATTCGCCCATTAAATGAAGATAAGGCCGTTCAAGCTGCTGCTGATCTCCTAGGTGAACTCTTTGTGTTCTCG GTCGCTGGAGCGGCTGTTATCTTTGAGGTGCAAAGGAGCTCCAGATCTGAAGCTAGAAAGGAGGAAGTTCGGAGGCAGGAACTAGAG GCAATGAAGCAGCGAGATGAAGAGCTGAATAGAGAGATTGAGTTCCTCAAGAACAGGATTGATGAACTGGAGAGACAAACCAAAACACGAGGGTTAAGCAGTATTTTTAGCATTGGTCATGCAGAAAGTACCAAGGATAAAGTAAAAGCTGGTTGA
- the LOC107878400 gene encoding ras-related protein RABA1f, with translation MGAYRAEDDYDYLFKVVLIGDSGVGKSNLLSRFSRNEFSLESKSTIGVEFATRSIHVEDKVVKAQIWDTAGQERYRAITSAYYRGAVGALLVYDVTRHVTFENVERWLKELRDHTDSNIVIMLVGNKADLRHLRAVSTEDAKAFAEKESTFFMETSALESMNVENAFTEVLTQIYRVVSKKALEAGDDPAALPQGQTINVGNKDDVSAVKKVGCCSA, from the exons ATGGGGGCATACAGAGCGGAAGACGATTACGATTACTTGTTCAAAGTAGTATTAATCGGTGATTCTGGTGTGGGTAAATCAAACCTGCTTTCCAGATTCAGTCGCAATGAGTTCAGCCTTGAGTCTAAGTCCACCATCGGAGTTGAATTCGCTACAAGGAGTATTCATGTTGAGGATAAAGTTGTTAAAGCTCAGATTTGGGATACTGCTGGTCAGGAACG ATATCGAGCTATCACTAGTGCTTACTATCGAGGAGCTGTTGGTGCATTGCTGGTTTATGATGTCACTCGTCATGTGACTTTCGAGAATGTAGAGAGATGGTTGAAGGAGCTCAGAGATCATACTGACTCAAACATTGTCATAATGCTTGTGGGAAATAAGGCAGATTTGCGTCACTTACGAGCTGTTTCCACCGAGGATGCCAAGGCATTTGCTGAGAAGGAGAGTACTTTCTTTATGGAAACATCTGCTCTGGAATCCATGAATGTGGAGAACGCCTTCACGGAAGTGCTCACACAAATATACCGTGTCGTGAGCAAGAAAGCTCTTGAAGCGGGAGATGACCCGGCAGCATTGCCTCAGGGGCAGACCATTAATGTTGGAAACAAGGATGATGTTTCAGCAGTAAAGAAAGTTGGGTGCTGTTCCGCGTAA